The proteins below are encoded in one region of Prosthecobacter dejongeii:
- a CDS encoding DUF6702 family protein — MRKSSLILAAAAALLAPCLHAHSLHQSTAEAEFNAVTQKLEISLTVFLSDLELALQKQQEKPPAQDTTFDSKIQAYLAQTFVVTDAAGHIAPLLWVGRELEADSLKSGDPVLTLFFEIVLPQGLQACTLRHAVFNELFEDQVQLLSLRIGSQKSQRLFSKKAVAQVLLQ, encoded by the coding sequence ATGAGAAAAAGTAGTCTCATCCTCGCTGCCGCCGCTGCACTGCTCGCGCCCTGCCTGCACGCGCATTCGCTGCATCAGTCCACTGCGGAGGCTGAGTTCAACGCCGTCACCCAAAAGCTCGAAATCAGCCTCACCGTTTTCCTCAGCGATCTCGAGCTGGCCCTGCAAAAGCAGCAGGAAAAGCCCCCCGCTCAAGACACGACTTTCGACTCGAAAATTCAGGCCTACCTGGCGCAAACCTTTGTGGTCACCGATGCCGCAGGTCACATCGCGCCGCTCCTTTGGGTAGGTCGTGAATTGGAGGCCGACAGTCTCAAAAGCGGCGATCCCGTCCTGACGCTCTTCTTTGAAATCGTGCTACCCCAGGGGCTGCAAGCCTGCACGCTGCGACATGCGGTGTTTAACGAACTTTTCGAAGACCAAGTTCAGCTTCTCAGCCTGCGCATTGGCAGCCAAAAATCCCAACGACTCTTCAGCAAGAAAGCGGTGGCCCAGGTTCTGCTTCAGTGA
- a CDS encoding alpha-hydroxy acid oxidase, producing MSFPLPALSQIPPEIVALTDYEALARQHLGEQAWAYYAGGAADEITLRENRSGYDALKLLPRVLRDMTGGHTRMTLLGQTYDHPIFLAPIAYQRMAHAQGELATVLGASALKAGMVVSTRASVPLEEIAAAAQTRLWFQLYMQPDRAFTQRLVQRAEAAGYQALVLTVDAPLNGIRNRQQRAQFHLPPGVEAINLRGMTPPDLRPRQAGENVAFGALLDEAPTWQDIAWLRSITTLPILLKGILSSADAELAIQHGFAGVIVSNHGGRILDTLPATVDVLPQITAQVAGRIPVLVDGGIRRGTDVLKALALGASAVLIGRPYIFGLSVAGPIGVAHVLNILRAEFEVAMGLTGCATVSDITPDILWQR from the coding sequence ATGTCTTTCCCTCTGCCAGCCCTGTCCCAGATCCCGCCAGAGATCGTCGCGCTCACGGATTATGAGGCACTTGCACGGCAGCATTTGGGGGAGCAGGCCTGGGCCTACTATGCGGGCGGCGCGGCCGATGAGATCACCCTGCGGGAAAATCGCAGTGGCTATGATGCCCTGAAACTGCTGCCCCGTGTGCTGCGTGACATGACCGGTGGGCACACGCGGATGACTCTTTTAGGCCAGACATATGACCACCCCATTTTCCTTGCACCCATCGCTTACCAGCGCATGGCGCATGCGCAGGGGGAGTTGGCTACGGTGCTAGGAGCCTCGGCTTTAAAGGCAGGAATGGTCGTCAGCACGCGTGCCTCAGTGCCGCTGGAGGAAATTGCCGCTGCGGCGCAGACGCGCCTGTGGTTTCAGCTCTACATGCAGCCAGACCGCGCCTTTACCCAGCGCCTGGTGCAGCGGGCGGAGGCGGCCGGTTATCAGGCCCTGGTACTGACGGTGGATGCACCGCTGAATGGCATCCGCAATCGCCAACAGCGCGCGCAGTTTCACCTGCCACCGGGGGTGGAGGCCATCAATCTACGCGGCATGACGCCGCCCGATCTGCGCCCACGCCAAGCAGGAGAAAATGTGGCCTTCGGCGCGCTGCTGGATGAAGCACCGACGTGGCAGGACATCGCCTGGCTGCGCTCCATCACCACGCTGCCCATCTTGCTGAAAGGCATTCTGTCATCGGCCGATGCGGAACTGGCCATCCAGCATGGCTTTGCGGGCGTCATCGTTTCCAATCACGGCGGACGCATCCTGGATACGCTGCCAGCCACCGTGGACGTACTGCCACAGATCACCGCGCAGGTCGCAGGCCGTATCCCGGTGCTGGTGGATGGCGGCATCCGCCGGGGAACCGATGTGCTGAAAGCTCTGGCTCTGGGGGCCAGCGCTGTCCTCATCGGCAGGCCCTACATCTTCGGTCTCAGTGTCGCTGGCCCCATCGGCGTGGCGCACGTTTTGAACATCCTGCGCGCGGAGTTTGAGGTGGCCATGGGCCTAACCGGATGTGCGACTGTGTCAGATATCACCCCAGACATTCTTTGGCAGCGCTGA
- the ruvX gene encoding Holliday junction resolvase RuvX produces MPRILAIDHGTVRIGLAISDEMELTASPLKTLESKADVEREIARIAREKHIARIVIGMPFLMSGNRGEATERVEKFADRLGKALQHELPIEFVDERLSSVEAEASMSRAGITDKRQRNEIVDQLAAVVILQDYLNSQRGPAGFLLPDETYDLEWTNEPKRRRK; encoded by the coding sequence ATGCCACGCATCCTCGCCATTGATCACGGAACCGTCCGCATCGGACTGGCCATCAGCGACGAGATGGAGCTGACGGCCAGCCCTTTAAAAACCCTGGAGTCGAAGGCGGATGTGGAGCGTGAGATCGCCCGCATCGCGCGGGAAAAACACATCGCCCGCATCGTCATCGGCATGCCTTTTCTGATGAGTGGCAACCGGGGTGAAGCAACGGAGCGGGTGGAGAAATTTGCCGATCGCCTGGGCAAAGCGCTGCAGCATGAGCTGCCCATCGAGTTCGTGGATGAGCGACTTTCCTCCGTGGAAGCGGAGGCCTCCATGTCCCGGGCGGGCATCACGGATAAACGCCAGCGCAACGAGATCGTGGATCAACTGGCCGCTGTGGTCATCCTGCAAGATTACCTCAACAGCCAGCGCGGCCCGGCGGGCTTTCTCCTGCCGGATGAAACTTACGACCTGGAATGGACAAATGAGCCGAAGCGACGCCGAAAATAA
- a CDS encoding M1 family metallopeptidase, with the protein MKLLLPCLFTALTATAAGPGAPVGKFQQLEQLLPTPTPQRIASGAPGAAYWQNRADYEIHATLDDVKRSLSAEATVTYHNLSPDTLDYLWVQLDQNYLSHQADSRLTPNTKRGIDPAKVTYSALDGLLAYETYDGALKITRVTDAEGQALPHTIVKTMLRVDLPQPLKPGSTQVFKMAWSYPINDCKRINARTGYEHFPEDDNCIYTLAQWFPRLAAYTDYAGWVNKQFLGTGEFTLEFGNYKVHLTVPEDHLVAATGLLQNPETVLTATQRERLRAAQGETKKPVFIVTPEEAKAAEKTKAKGQKTWIFEAENVRDFAFASSRKFIWDAMAVEGATFPPTPERQGGITDRMFRPPVMAMSLYPKEGMPLWDKYSTHAIAHTIQTYSRYTFSYPYPVAWSVNGPVGGMEYPMICFNGPRPEKDGTYPERTKYALIGVVIHEVGHNYFPMIVNSDERQWTWMDEGLNSFLEYLTEEEWENNWKHRRDARGLTDYMRLSDRVPVMTNSESIADLGPNAYGQPTVALNILREHILGREAFDHAFKIYARRWMFKRPAPADFFRTLEDASGVDLDWFWRGWFYSVDHVDVSIDEVKWLQLDSRDPTVENPKKKKEKDDLPQTLTRQRNAPLPKRVDRFPELKDFYDTFDEATVLPSEKKKYETLLKDLKEEEIDPTLLKTKHNFYVLEFTNVGGLVTPLILKLDYTDGSSEELTLPAEIWRFNTEKTSKLHLTPKELKSVTFDPRQELVDCNVENNFWPRRPVKSRFQLFKDDKAPNPMRELTQPKKKQAEEKPDEKK; encoded by the coding sequence ATGAAGCTCCTGCTGCCCTGCCTTTTCACCGCCCTCACCGCCACTGCTGCTGGACCTGGGGCCCCAGTGGGGAAATTTCAGCAGCTGGAGCAACTGCTGCCTACCCCCACCCCCCAGCGCATCGCCTCCGGCGCACCGGGTGCCGCCTACTGGCAAAACCGTGCGGACTATGAGATCCACGCCACGCTGGATGACGTGAAGCGCAGCCTCAGCGCTGAGGCCACGGTGACGTATCACAATCTCTCCCCAGACACCCTCGACTACCTCTGGGTCCAGCTCGACCAAAACTACCTCTCCCACCAGGCGGACTCCCGCCTCACGCCTAACACTAAGCGTGGCATTGATCCCGCCAAGGTCACCTACTCCGCGCTGGATGGCCTGCTGGCTTATGAGACGTATGATGGCGCGCTGAAGATCACCCGCGTCACCGATGCCGAAGGCCAGGCCCTACCTCACACGATCGTTAAAACCATGCTGCGCGTGGACCTGCCCCAGCCGCTGAAACCCGGCAGCACCCAGGTCTTTAAAATGGCCTGGAGTTACCCCATCAATGACTGCAAGCGCATCAATGCCCGCACCGGTTACGAGCACTTCCCGGAAGATGACAACTGCATCTACACCCTCGCCCAGTGGTTCCCCCGTCTGGCTGCCTACACGGACTACGCGGGCTGGGTGAATAAGCAGTTCCTCGGCACCGGCGAATTTACCCTGGAGTTCGGCAATTACAAAGTCCACCTTACCGTGCCGGAAGACCACCTGGTGGCCGCCACCGGCCTGCTGCAAAATCCCGAAACGGTGCTGACCGCGACCCAGCGTGAGCGCCTGCGGGCCGCCCAAGGAGAAACGAAAAAGCCCGTCTTCATCGTCACCCCAGAGGAGGCCAAGGCGGCAGAAAAAACCAAGGCCAAAGGCCAGAAGACCTGGATCTTCGAGGCGGAAAACGTGCGCGACTTTGCCTTTGCCAGCTCGCGCAAATTCATCTGGGATGCCATGGCCGTGGAGGGCGCCACCTTTCCACCTACACCCGAGCGCCAGGGCGGCATCACGGATCGCATGTTTCGCCCGCCAGTCATGGCCATGTCTCTTTACCCCAAGGAAGGCATGCCGCTGTGGGACAAGTATTCCACTCACGCCATCGCCCACACCATCCAGACCTATTCACGTTACACTTTCAGTTATCCTTACCCCGTCGCGTGGTCGGTGAATGGCCCCGTGGGCGGCATGGAATACCCCATGATTTGCTTCAATGGCCCACGCCCCGAGAAAGACGGCACCTACCCCGAGCGCACCAAGTACGCGCTCATCGGCGTAGTGATCCATGAGGTGGGGCACAACTACTTTCCCATGATCGTGAACTCCGATGAACGCCAGTGGACCTGGATGGATGAGGGGCTGAATTCCTTCCTGGAATACCTCACCGAAGAGGAGTGGGAAAACAACTGGAAACACCGCCGGGACGCACGCGGCCTCACTGACTACATGCGCTTGAGTGATCGTGTGCCGGTGATGACAAATTCCGAGTCCATCGCCGATCTCGGCCCAAACGCCTACGGCCAGCCCACCGTGGCACTGAACATCTTGCGCGAGCACATCCTGGGGCGCGAAGCCTTTGACCACGCCTTTAAAATCTATGCCCGTCGCTGGATGTTCAAACGTCCTGCCCCGGCTGATTTCTTCCGCACCCTGGAAGACGCCAGCGGGGTGGATCTGGACTGGTTTTGGCGCGGCTGGTTTTACAGCGTGGATCACGTGGATGTGTCCATTGACGAAGTGAAGTGGCTGCAACTGGACAGCCGCGACCCCACTGTGGAAAACCCGAAGAAGAAAAAGGAAAAAGACGATCTGCCGCAAACCCTCACCCGCCAGCGCAATGCCCCACTGCCCAAGCGCGTGGACCGTTTCCCCGAGCTGAAAGACTTCTATGATACCTTCGATGAAGCTACCGTGCTGCCCAGCGAAAAGAAGAAATACGAAACCCTGCTCAAAGACCTCAAGGAAGAAGAAATAGACCCCACACTGCTGAAAACGAAGCACAACTTTTATGTACTGGAGTTCACCAACGTGGGAGGTCTTGTCACGCCTCTGATCCTGAAGCTGGACTACACCGACGGCAGCAGTGAGGAACTGACCCTGCCTGCGGAGATCTGGCGCTTTAACACCGAGAAAACCTCCAAGCTGCACCTCACGCCCAAGGAGTTGAAGTCCGTGACTTTTGACCCCCGCCAGGAGCTGGTGGATTGCAATGTGGAGAACAACTTCTGGCCCCGCCGTCCGGTGAAAAGCCGCTTCCAACTCTTCAAGGATGACAAGGCTCCGAACCCCATGCGGGAGCTGACTCAGCCGAAGAAAAAGCAGGCCGAGGAAAAGCCCGATGAGAAAAAGTAG
- a CDS encoding TSUP family transporter codes for MSWDTLLLLFLAGLSAGFIDSIAGGGGLISLPTLLWVGLPPHLALGTNKMQSTFGTLLAVRRYAQAGLVQWAQVRLAVAVTFVAALLGTLAVTQVSADLLRKLVPWLLLGIAAYALVSPRFGQQAKRARLTPTIFACLGGCVLGFYDGFLGPGTGTFWTVACLSLLGLNLLHATAYTKVVNLTSNVASVSIFIGAASVRYDIAAVMIAGQLLGARLGSGLVIRHGAPFIRIMFLLVVFSLVVKLLWDQWVAGS; via the coding sequence ATGAGCTGGGACACGCTGCTGCTACTCTTTCTCGCAGGCCTGAGCGCGGGGTTCATTGACTCCATCGCCGGAGGCGGGGGGCTAATCTCATTGCCAACGCTGCTGTGGGTGGGACTGCCACCGCACCTGGCGCTAGGCACAAATAAGATGCAGAGCACCTTTGGCACCCTACTGGCGGTGCGGCGCTATGCCCAGGCGGGGCTGGTGCAGTGGGCGCAGGTGCGGCTGGCGGTGGCGGTGACCTTTGTGGCAGCGCTGCTAGGCACTCTGGCGGTGACGCAGGTGAGTGCGGATCTGCTGCGAAAGCTGGTGCCCTGGCTGCTGCTGGGCATCGCCGCGTATGCACTGGTGAGCCCGCGTTTTGGCCAGCAGGCCAAGCGTGCCCGGCTGACGCCCACCATTTTCGCCTGCCTGGGTGGCTGCGTGCTGGGGTTTTACGATGGCTTCCTGGGCCCGGGCACGGGGACCTTCTGGACAGTGGCTTGTCTCTCACTCCTGGGGCTGAATCTCCTCCACGCCACCGCTTACACAAAGGTGGTGAACCTCACCAGCAACGTCGCTTCCGTCTCCATCTTCATCGGCGCGGCGAGTGTACGGTATGACATCGCTGCGGTGATGATCGCCGGACAGCTCCTCGGTGCCCGGCTGGGCAGCGGCCTCGTCATCCGCCATGGGGCCCCTTTCATCCGCATCATGTTCCTCCTGGTCGTTTTTTCCCTGGTGGTGAAGCTGCTGTGGGATCAGTGGGTGGCAGGCTCTTGA
- a CDS encoding metal ABC transporter substrate-binding protein, translating into MKVLFALSCLLTLACCTPSPKTSSSPQAASGKPQVYVANYPLKYFAQRLGADLVEVHFPAPADEDPAFWQPDDETLAKYQAADLILMNGASYSKWVDTTTLPDEKVVNTGSAYSDQYIEVKDATTHSHGPGGEHSHSGTAFTTWLDLRQASLQAQEVSKALQTLVPENSKKAIADRYTELKKDLDSLDQRLLDVGKRLAKVPFVASHPVYQYMARRYSLDIQSVLWEPETVPDDKAMAELQALLAKHPAKWMFWEGQPDGKSVDKLRAIGVQSIVLDPCANVPETGDFLERMESNVESLEIAFPAP; encoded by the coding sequence ATGAAAGTCCTCTTCGCCCTCTCATGCCTGCTTACGCTGGCGTGCTGCACCCCATCCCCAAAGACCTCCAGCAGCCCTCAAGCCGCCAGCGGTAAACCTCAGGTCTATGTGGCCAATTACCCGCTAAAATACTTCGCCCAGCGTCTCGGGGCAGATCTGGTGGAGGTCCACTTTCCCGCGCCTGCGGATGAAGACCCCGCCTTTTGGCAGCCGGATGATGAGACGCTGGCGAAATATCAGGCGGCAGATCTCATTCTGATGAATGGTGCCAGCTATTCCAAATGGGTGGACACCACCACCCTGCCCGATGAAAAAGTGGTGAACACGGGCAGCGCGTATTCGGATCAATACATCGAGGTCAAAGACGCCACCACGCACAGTCACGGCCCAGGTGGGGAGCACAGCCACAGCGGCACCGCCTTCACCACGTGGCTAGATCTCCGCCAGGCTTCCCTACAGGCCCAGGAAGTGTCCAAGGCCCTGCAAACCCTGGTCCCTGAGAACTCCAAGAAAGCCATTGCGGACCGTTACACGGAGCTGAAAAAAGATCTGGATTCTTTGGATCAACGTTTGTTAGACGTGGGCAAACGATTGGCCAAAGTGCCCTTCGTGGCCTCGCATCCCGTGTATCAATACATGGCCCGCCGTTACAGTCTGGACATCCAGTCCGTGCTGTGGGAGCCGGAGACCGTGCCGGATGACAAAGCTATGGCCGAGCTACAGGCGCTGCTGGCCAAGCACCCGGCCAAGTGGATGTTCTGGGAAGGCCAGCCCGATGGCAAAAGCGTGGATAAGCTCCGGGCCATCGGCGTGCAGAGCATAGTCCTGGACCCCTGCGCTAACGTGCCTGAAACAGGCGATTTTTTAGAGCGCATGGAATCGAATGTGGAGAGCCTGGAAATTGCTTTTCCAGCTCCCTAG